Proteins from a single region of Mytilus trossulus isolate FHL-02 chromosome 2, PNRI_Mtr1.1.1.hap1, whole genome shotgun sequence:
- the LOC134705038 gene encoding uncharacterized protein LOC134705038 codes for MLSVVVLLGFLGVCSAHLCLLDPHQRGSMADPLTPANPDCHLRTAPCGGRNAETKPSASYQKGTNIAVTWQKNFSHYNAKTPGIMEVSLIRDAIPLEVIQTVKVNDDHFNKQQNYTRNLMIPDSYHGHHGIVQVVYKTNSLDATGTLYTFYSCADITIT; via the exons ATGTTAAGTGTGGTAGTTTTGCTTGGATTCCTTGGAGTATGTTCAGCTCATCTATGTTTATTAGATCCTCATCAGAGAG GCAGTATGGCTGATCCTCTGACTCCTGCTAATCCTGATTGTCATCTAAGAACAGCACCTTGTGGTGGCAGGAATGCAGAAACAAAGCCTTCTGCAAGCTACCAGAAAGGTACCAATATTGCTGTTACATGGCAGAAAAATTTCAGTCACTATAATGCGAAGACCCCCGGGATTATGGAAGTGTCATTGATAAGAGACGCCATACCTTTAGAGGTTATTCAAACAGTCAAGGTGAACGATGACCACTTCAATAAACAACAGAACTACACAAGAAATCTGATGATTCCAGACAGCTATCATGGTCATCATGGAATTGTACAagttgtttacaaaacaaattccTTAGATGCAACTGGCActctatatacattttattcctGTGCTGATATTACTATCACGTAA
- the LOC134705710 gene encoding uncharacterized protein LOC134705710 gives MEENKLPGVIGLNIGGYKFTTRLSTLIRYSDSMLGAMFSGRHKLDKDNKDNYFIDRNGKYFQFVLEFLRDENFLPPIDVRKNVLIEAEYFGIKPLVDKLKRLPPFFPDEVIVDNLRNKMKDYRDIKEKISHLSTVDVVDQSGISFQPTSHVYVIWYKIENPVQGTYKTKLTFEDIITIWVRSPENVSKTVCIPCDAQSNSRDLFRILQYDLKNDGYILTLKSTYSNQPDDYLRYEFNGDVFIALACTTLEFTWKSDIYPKVVGLNIGGEKFTTRLSTLTKYPDSMLGAMFSGRHKLDVDRDGDYFLDRNGKYFHYVLQFLRDENFMPPSGTRERVLKEADYFGIKSLAEKLRRYPPLFPDGVILDNLRNKVKDYLIIKEKIVELSTVDVIENSEIQCQKASFVYITWYTTENLVNGREYQTRFTFEDVVASWVGSKLNVDKTLCVSSDCYPPDIDEFYRVLLYDLTSDGFVLSMKNHYRSIPNKYIWYEHNDQAYAAVQWMALEFTWESSVQYCSAGQSETSNSVNI, from the exons ATGGAAGAAAACAAG ctCCCTGGTGTTATTGGACTAAACATTGGTGGTTATAAATTCACTACAAGGTTATCGACCTTGATAAGGTACTCAGATTCTATGTTAGGGGCGATGTTTAGTGGACGTCACAAGTTAGATAAAGATAATAAGGACAACTACTTCATTGACCGAAACGGGAAATATTTCCAGTTTGTTTTGGAGTTTCTTAGAGATGAGAACTTTTTACCTCCAATCGATGTTcgaaaaaatgtattgattgaAGCTGAATATTTTGGAATTAAACCGCTCGTTGATAAATTAAAACGTTTGCCACCGTTTTTTCCTGATGAAGTCATTGtagataatttaagaaataaaatgaaagattATCGAGATATCAAAGAGAAAATTTCTCACTTGTCAACAGTGGACGTAGTAGATCAATCTGGAATTAGCTTTCAACCTACAAGCCATGTCTATGTGATCTggtataaaatagaaaatccAGTTCAAGGTACATATAAAACCAAATTAACATTTGAAGATATAATTACTATATGGGTCCGTTCCCCAGAAAATGTGTCCAAAACTGTATGCATACCTTGTGATGCACAATCAAATTCTAGAGATTTGTTCCGCATTCTTCAGTATGACTTAAAAAATGATGGATATATTTTAACACTAAAAAGTACCTACAGTAATCAACCTGACGATTACCTTAGATATGAATTTAATGGGGATGTATTTATCGCACTAGCGTGCACGACATTGGAATTTACCTGGAAGTCTGATATT tATCCTAAAGTCGTAGGACTTAATATAGGTGGTGAAAAATTCACAACAAGATTATCAACCTTGACAAAATATCCAGATTCCATGTTGGGCGCCATGTTCAGCGGACGACACAAGTTAGATGTAGATAGAGATGGAGATTATTTTCTAGAcagaaatggaaaatattttcattatgttcTACAGTTTCTAAGAGATGAAAATTTCATGCCTCCATCTGGTACTCGCGAGAGAGTACTAAAGGAAGCAGACTATTTTGGAATAAAATCATTAGCTGAAAAATTAAGAAGGTACCCGCCTCTGTTTCCAGACGGAGTTATACTCGATAATCTAAGAAATAAAGTAAAGGATTATCTCATTATTAAGGAGAAAATAGTAGAGTTGTCAACAGTGGATGTAATAGAAAACTCAGAAATACAGTGTCAGAAGGCGTCATTCGTTTATATCACATGGTACACCACAGAGAATTTAGTAAACGGCAGAGAGTATCAAACGAGATTTACTTTTGAAGATGTAGTAGCGTCATGGGTTGGctcaaaattaaatgttgatAAAACGTTGTGCGTTTCTTCGGACTGTTATCCACCAGACATAGATGAATTTTATCGTGTTCTTCTTTATGATTTAACAAGTGATGGATTTGTGTTGTCAATGAAAAATCATTACAGAAGTATTCCTAATAAATACATTTGGTATGAACACAACGATCAAGCATACGCAGCTGTACAATGGATGGCTCTTGAGTTTACTTGGGAATCTTCTGTGCAGTATTGCAGTGCCGGGCAAAGTGAAACGTCaaattctgtaaacatttgA